The following coding sequences lie in one Spirosoma sp. KUDC1026 genomic window:
- a CDS encoding serine hydrolase, producing the protein MVNSTVGDLLLWDQALYTDKLINDTDRQAIFSGATLASGARTDYGFGWALLDSKPYGRIVNHTGGWAGYISLIERHLDTGMTIIMLQNNATDRIQIPLKVVRKILYHEPLVTEGLKPVSTSASLEKYVGLYSASTIPLKLAVFIRDNSLWAQGQAAGQRPFRLDAYKHHTFKYEAASIRMVFDPEKRTLSFEQGDKVSHIFAKEQ; encoded by the coding sequence ATGGTCAATTCAACGGTCGGTGATCTGCTCTTGTGGGATCAGGCATTGTATACCGACAAACTGATCAACGACACAGACCGGCAAGCAATCTTTTCGGGGGCTACGCTAGCAAGCGGAGCAAGGACGGACTATGGTTTTGGTTGGGCTTTACTGGACAGTAAGCCCTATGGCCGGATCGTCAACCATACGGGCGGCTGGGCCGGTTATATTAGCTTGATTGAGCGTCATCTGGACACGGGAATGACCATTATCATGCTGCAGAACAACGCCACTGATCGGATCCAGATACCGCTCAAAGTGGTGAGGAAAATTCTTTATCACGAGCCGTTAGTGACAGAGGGATTGAAGCCTGTGTCCACTTCAGCAAGTTTGGAAAAGTACGTTGGTCTCTACTCGGCATCGACGATTCCGCTGAAGCTTGCCGTCTTTATCCGCGACAACTCCTTGTGGGCCCAAGGTCAGGCAGCTGGCCAACGCCCCTTCCGGCTGGACGCTTATAAGCATCACACGTTCAAGTACGAGGCTGCCTCAATACGGATGGTTTTTGATCCCGAGAAACGTACCCTATCCTTTGAGCAAGGCGATAAGGTCTCCCACATTTTTGCGAAAGAACAGTAA
- a CDS encoding NADPH-dependent F420 reductase, which produces MADHLEKLGKPVGTPGRIALPVAGDDPMAKQKVMDLVEELGFDAVDNGSLHESWRQQPGTPCYGADLPARELEQKLESLGTTRTEQQHAQFLANHAALQKQMEAQGVKLK; this is translated from the coding sequence ATGGCCGACCACCTTGAAAAATTAGGCAAGCCCGTTGGTACCCCCGGCCGTATCGCTCTGCCTGTAGCCGGCGATGACCCCATGGCCAAGCAGAAAGTGATGGATCTGGTGGAAGAGTTGGGCTTCGATGCGGTGGATAATGGTAGTCTGCATGAGTCGTGGCGACAGCAGCCCGGCACCCCCTGCTATGGAGCAGATTTACCCGCCAGGGAGCTAGAGCAAAAATTGGAAAGCCTGGGGACAACGCGTACGGAGCAGCAGCACGCGCAGTTTTTGGCCAATCATGCTGCCCTGCAGAAGCAAATGGAAGCTCAGGGTGTCAAGCTGAAGTAG
- the istA gene encoding IS21 family transposase, with the protein MFQLRRILQLRQQGFSQRRIASALAISRTTVEHYLRIVEAHFSDLAQALSWQDDQLHRLFTHRVPQPEADRLGDLYQRFENYEAQLAKPGVTRHHLWLAYKQANPNAIQYSQFCERYRTWRLNQQTVMHLEHKAGETLFVDYAGKKLALVDPTTGQPQPVELFVAVLACSQLTFAKAVASQRKADFLQALSDALTYFGGVPEAIVPDNLKAAVTKANRYEPDLNESIEDFAAHYSTCIYPARSGKPRDKALVEKTISILYSRVYVPLQEQSFHSLKELNQAIAQQVEVHNRQCFQGKPYSRRQRFETLEEATLMPLPLQPYRSKAFRMAKVHPNCHVLLGEDKHYYSVPYRHVGQSVKLVYTAQTVEIYHDHQRIALHERQPEAYQYTTRREHLPSQQQWLSQWSAEYFIDQASQIGPHTRLAIQELLHTRSYPQQAFRSCAGVLSLVAKVGQQRLEGACERALTYGAVSYKLIRSILERNLDKTTSTEVTHKPLPTHENIRGADVYQ; encoded by the coding sequence ATGTTTCAACTCCGTCGGATTCTTCAACTCCGCCAGCAGGGCTTCAGCCAGCGCCGGATTGCTTCGGCTTTAGCCATTTCCCGAACCACCGTCGAACACTATTTGCGTATAGTCGAAGCGCATTTTTCGGACTTGGCTCAGGCTTTGAGCTGGCAGGATGATCAACTTCACCGCCTGTTCACTCATCGTGTACCCCAACCAGAGGCCGATCGGCTGGGTGATCTCTACCAACGATTTGAGAACTACGAAGCCCAATTGGCCAAGCCGGGTGTGACCCGCCATCACTTATGGCTAGCTTATAAGCAGGCTAACCCCAATGCCATCCAGTACTCCCAATTTTGTGAGCGCTACCGGACCTGGCGACTCAACCAGCAGACGGTGATGCACCTGGAGCACAAAGCTGGGGAGACGCTTTTCGTCGATTATGCCGGTAAAAAGCTAGCCCTGGTCGATCCAACTACCGGTCAGCCTCAGCCAGTCGAGCTTTTTGTCGCCGTGCTGGCCTGTTCCCAACTCACTTTTGCTAAAGCGGTTGCCAGTCAGCGAAAAGCCGATTTCCTACAAGCCTTATCCGATGCGCTAACCTACTTTGGTGGTGTCCCCGAGGCCATTGTGCCCGATAACCTGAAAGCCGCCGTGACCAAAGCCAACCGCTATGAGCCTGATCTGAACGAGTCGATTGAAGACTTTGCGGCTCATTACAGTACCTGTATCTATCCAGCCCGTAGTGGCAAGCCGCGCGATAAAGCGCTGGTGGAGAAGACCATCTCCATTCTCTATAGTCGGGTATATGTTCCCCTACAAGAACAGAGCTTTCACTCTTTGAAGGAACTGAACCAAGCTATTGCTCAACAAGTAGAAGTCCACAACCGGCAGTGCTTTCAGGGTAAGCCCTACTCAAGACGTCAGCGTTTTGAGACCCTGGAAGAAGCCACGCTGATGCCTTTGCCGCTACAGCCTTACCGGTCCAAAGCCTTTCGCATGGCCAAAGTGCATCCCAACTGTCATGTACTGTTAGGGGAAGACAAGCACTATTATAGCGTACCCTACCGGCATGTGGGCCAGAGCGTTAAGCTGGTTTACACCGCTCAGACCGTGGAGATTTACCATGATCATCAGCGGATTGCGCTTCATGAGCGCCAACCCGAGGCCTATCAGTACACCACCCGTCGCGAACACCTGCCCAGCCAACAACAATGGCTGAGCCAGTGGTCTGCGGAGTACTTTATCGATCAGGCCAGCCAGATCGGTCCCCATACTCGACTGGCCATTCAGGAACTGCTCCACACGCGGAGCTATCCCCAACAGGCCTTCCGTTCCTGTGCCGGCGTACTATCGCTGGTAGCCAAGGTTGGCCAGCAACGCCTGGAGGGGGCCTGTGAGCGGGCGTTAACGTATGGGGCTGTCTCCTACAAGTTGATCCGTAGCATCCTGGAGCGCAATTTAGATAAGACTACCTCAACGGAGGTAACCCATAAGCCTCTGCCAACTCATGAGAACATCCGGGGAGCCGATGTCTATCAATAA
- the istB gene encoding IS21-like element helper ATPase IstB, with product MNTQATLERMRQLKLQGMATHWETLLRLPVNQWPPTDHLLASLLDAEHEYRQERKTRTAITQARFRYQASLEEVIYTPDRQLDKSMVLRLGDLSFVRRGENILITGATGCGKSYLATCLGYQACQRGLRVGYFSMPKLMERLHLARADGSYTRELARLERLQLLILDDWGLSSLDMNAKLALLQLIEDRHGRSATIITSQLPVSKWYEYLAEPTLADAILDRLVHQAHRIELQGESMRRRIKKTNDLTGS from the coding sequence ATGAATACACAAGCAACCCTCGAGCGCATGCGTCAATTAAAATTACAGGGCATGGCCACCCACTGGGAAACCCTTCTGCGTCTACCGGTTAATCAGTGGCCGCCCACCGACCATCTCCTGGCTTCGCTGCTGGATGCCGAACACGAATACCGGCAGGAACGCAAAACGCGAACTGCCATTACCCAGGCTCGTTTTCGGTATCAGGCCAGCCTGGAAGAAGTTATTTACACGCCTGATCGGCAGTTGGACAAAAGTATGGTACTTCGCCTGGGCGACCTCTCTTTTGTACGACGGGGCGAAAACATTCTCATCACCGGTGCCACTGGTTGTGGCAAAAGCTATCTGGCTACATGTCTGGGCTACCAGGCTTGTCAACGAGGGCTGCGGGTGGGCTACTTCTCTATGCCTAAACTTATGGAACGACTGCATCTGGCTCGAGCGGATGGCTCCTATACTCGGGAGCTTGCCCGTCTGGAGCGGTTGCAGTTATTGATCCTGGACGATTGGGGCCTATCGAGTCTAGACATGAATGCCAAACTGGCTTTGCTGCAACTCATTGAAGATCGCCATGGCCGGTCGGCTACGATCATTACCTCGCAGTTACCGGTGTCTAAGTGGTATGAGTACCTAGCTGAACCAACGCTGGCCGATGCAATCTTGGATCGACTCGTGCATCAGGCACACCGCATTGAGTTGCAAGGCGAGTCAATGCGCAGGCGCATCAAAAAAACGAATGATTTAACCGGATCCTGA
- a CDS encoding NAD(P)-binding domain-containing protein produces the protein MKIGIIGAGFIGSALATRLTSLGHSVAIANSRGPETLGEVAQKTGATPVTAQQAAHYGEIIVVTIPLKNIPDLPKGLFEGVPAEVPVIDTSNYYPLLRDYIFRRYCASQNG, from the coding sequence ATGAAAATAGGAATCATTGGCGCAGGCTTCATTGGTAGCGCCCTTGCCACTCGGCTTACCAGCCTCGGCCATTCAGTAGCGATTGCCAATTCTCGTGGCCCCGAAACGCTGGGTGAGGTGGCCCAAAAAACCGGCGCTACTCCCGTTACCGCCCAGCAGGCAGCTCACTACGGTGAGATCATCGTGGTGACTATTCCACTGAAAAATATTCCCGATTTACCCAAAGGCTTGTTCGAGGGCGTACCCGCTGAAGTGCCCGTCATTGATACCAGCAATTATTATCCGCTGTTGCGGGATTATATATTCCGGAGATACTGTGCCAGCCAAAACGGCTAA
- a CDS encoding YgaP-like transmembrane domain, whose protein sequence is MNDFLGFIASPAGRAARIAAGYVLVARSVAKSDKPSWGMLGIIPLAAGLFDWCVLAPLAKKPFEGQELRRLLKAHDIVSRLGKTTTQSLDKQV, encoded by the coding sequence ATGAACGATTTTTTAGGTTTCATCGCCAGCCCCGCCGGACGGGCGGCCCGGATTGCGGCCGGCTACGTCTTGGTGGCCCGCAGTGTAGCCAAGTCCGACAAGCCAAGCTGGGGTATGCTGGGTATCATCCCCCTAGCGGCTGGCTTATTTGACTGGTGCGTATTGGCTCCTTTAGCGAAGAAGCCGTTTGAGGGCCAAGAGCTGCGCCGTTTGCTCAAGGCTCATGATATCGTCAGCCGACTAGGGAAGACGACTACTCAAAGTTTGGATAAACAGGTTTAA
- a CDS encoding TIGR03915 family putative DNA repair protein, with protein MTTILYDGTYEGWLTAVFEAYTNKLTDVLFTRQEASTAKLFEATLTVVMDETKAERVLAGLQKRLSAQGIMSLYKTYLSDIEEPERVMWQFIRHVFGNGHNVEEDYGHPAVWAVRQAARRVKREAHRMQAFVRFKLTQDQLYYAIIEPECDVLPLISAHFESRYADQRWLIYDARRKYGIYYDLETVSTVGVDFQPRGRFTSGLMAEISDEREEFYQELWRCYFKSVTIDARKNLRLQLQHMPKRYWKHLTEQIRKE; from the coding sequence ATGACGACTATACTGTACGATGGAACGTATGAAGGCTGGCTGACGGCCGTCTTCGAGGCCTATACCAACAAGCTGACGGATGTGCTGTTTACCCGCCAGGAAGCGTCTACAGCAAAATTGTTCGAGGCTACGCTTACCGTGGTTATGGACGAAACGAAAGCGGAGCGGGTGCTGGCTGGCTTGCAAAAGCGTCTGTCAGCCCAGGGGATAATGTCGCTCTACAAAACGTACCTGTCTGATATTGAGGAGCCGGAGCGGGTAATGTGGCAGTTCATACGTCATGTCTTCGGGAACGGGCATAATGTGGAAGAAGACTATGGTCATCCGGCGGTGTGGGCTGTCAGGCAGGCGGCCCGGCGGGTAAAACGGGAAGCGCATCGCATGCAGGCGTTTGTTCGTTTCAAGCTAACCCAGGACCAGTTGTATTATGCGATCATTGAACCGGAATGCGATGTGCTGCCCCTCATCTCGGCGCACTTCGAGAGCCGGTATGCCGATCAACGTTGGCTAATCTACGATGCTCGCCGTAAGTACGGAATTTACTATGATTTAGAAACGGTGTCTACGGTAGGGGTTGATTTTCAGCCTCGTGGACGGTTTACTTCTGGGTTGATGGCCGAGATCAGTGACGAGCGGGAAGAGTTTTATCAGGAACTCTGGCGTTGCTACTTTAAGAGCGTAACGATTGACGCCCGGAAGAATCTGCGGCTTCAGTTGCAGCACATGCCCAAACGGTATTGGAAGCATTTAACCGAGCAGATAAGAAAGGAATAA
- a CDS encoding putative DNA modification/repair radical SAM protein, giving the protein MAKLQILADAAKYDVSCSSGQSKRANKDKGLGDSKGYGICHAFTEDGRCVSLLKILLTNHCVFDCAYCVSRKSNDVKRAAFTVEEVVDLTINFYRRNYIEGLFLSSGIFDSPDYTMERLVRIAKKLRLEQRFNGYIHLKAIPGASEELIKEAGLYADRLSVNVEMPTEQSLKLLAPDKNHQDVIRPMTYLKTEIAGHHQERKQNPKAPLFAPAGQSTQMVIGATKETDLDILGMTHQFYSQLNLKRVYYSGYVPISQDNRLPAVGTPVPIIRENRLYQADWLLRYYGFAFNELVGSEQPNLALDIDPKLGWALQHLDLFPVDINTADLELIKRIPGVGFQSAQKIVEARRFRKLQPEHLKQMGIAYNRAQYFMAFTTAFSLRKEYTPFALKQLILARQKSKYARTFSTQLSLF; this is encoded by the coding sequence ATGGCGAAATTGCAAATCCTGGCCGATGCGGCAAAATACGATGTGTCGTGTTCCTCCGGTCAAAGTAAACGAGCCAACAAAGACAAAGGACTGGGCGACTCCAAAGGATACGGCATTTGCCACGCCTTTACCGAAGACGGGCGGTGCGTATCGCTCCTTAAAATCCTGCTGACCAATCATTGCGTGTTTGACTGTGCCTATTGCGTGAGCCGTAAGAGCAACGATGTCAAGCGGGCTGCCTTTACAGTAGAAGAAGTTGTTGATCTGACGATCAACTTCTACCGTCGAAATTACATCGAAGGGCTGTTTCTGAGCTCGGGGATCTTCGATAGCCCAGACTACACTATGGAACGTCTGGTGCGGATTGCTAAAAAGTTACGCCTGGAGCAACGCTTTAATGGCTACATCCATCTGAAAGCCATTCCGGGGGCCAGTGAAGAATTGATCAAAGAAGCGGGTTTGTATGCTGACCGTCTGAGTGTCAATGTCGAAATGCCTACCGAGCAAAGTTTAAAACTACTTGCTCCGGACAAAAACCATCAGGATGTCATCCGGCCCATGACGTACTTAAAAACCGAGATTGCTGGTCATCATCAGGAACGGAAGCAGAACCCTAAAGCGCCCCTTTTTGCACCTGCCGGTCAGAGTACGCAGATGGTGATCGGAGCTACCAAAGAAACCGATCTGGATATTCTGGGAATGACCCATCAGTTTTACAGTCAGTTAAACCTGAAGCGGGTCTATTATTCGGGCTACGTCCCCATCAGCCAAGACAACCGCCTACCCGCTGTAGGGACGCCGGTCCCCATTATCCGGGAAAACCGGCTCTATCAGGCAGACTGGCTACTGCGTTATTATGGGTTTGCGTTTAACGAACTGGTTGGATCAGAGCAACCTAATCTGGCGCTGGATATTGATCCCAAACTGGGTTGGGCGCTGCAGCATCTGGACCTGTTTCCCGTTGATATCAATACGGCCGACCTTGAACTGATCAAACGAATACCGGGTGTTGGCTTTCAAAGTGCCCAGAAAATTGTCGAGGCCCGGCGCTTTAGAAAGCTGCAGCCCGAACACCTGAAGCAGATGGGGATCGCCTACAACCGGGCTCAGTATTTTATGGCGTTCACGACCGCTTTCTCGTTGCGAAAAGAATACACGCCTTTTGCGCTTAAACAACTGATTCTGGCGCGGCAAAAAAGCAAGTATGCGCGCACCTTCTCCACGCAGCTAAGCTTATTCTGA
- a CDS encoding SDR family oxidoreductase translates to MILVTGATGGLGHQTIDFLLTTTPAAEIAALVRDIDKATDLIEQGVDVRQADYVDYPALVEAFRGVDKLLLVSAVAFTDRLQQHRNVIDAAKEVGVKHLFYTSIQRSSDFVMPEVTESDLATEAYLKASGLTYTILKNGYYFEGLGYLIGSEVPATEIRFSAGDGKIAFVKRTELAAATAALLTGEGHENQEYTLSGSEAYSFNDIAREFSALAGRLITYKSIEEAPYVAQKVAAGFPDMVATFLAQWGAAAQAGMLAGTSDTVERLLGRQPTSLGEYLKATYFSGN, encoded by the coding sequence ATGATTCTAGTAACTGGAGCCACTGGTGGTTTAGGTCATCAGACCATCGACTTTTTGCTCACCACCACCCCGGCCGCTGAAATTGCCGCTCTTGTACGCGATATCGATAAAGCCACGGACCTGATAGAGCAGGGTGTCGACGTCCGGCAAGCCGACTACGTTGACTATCCCGCGCTGGTAGAGGCCTTTCGGGGTGTGGATAAACTGCTACTGGTTTCGGCCGTGGCCTTTACTGACCGGCTACAGCAGCATCGCAACGTTATCGACGCGGCAAAGGAGGTCGGGGTGAAGCACCTGTTTTACACCAGTATCCAGCGCAGCTCCGATTTTGTGATGCCCGAGGTTACTGAGAGCGATCTGGCCACGGAAGCCTATCTCAAAGCGTCCGGACTGACATACACCATTCTTAAAAACGGCTATTATTTTGAAGGCCTAGGGTATCTGATTGGGAGTGAGGTACCGGCCACGGAGATCCGTTTCTCGGCAGGAGACGGCAAGATCGCTTTCGTTAAGCGGACCGAGCTGGCTGCTGCCACGGCTGCTCTACTGACAGGCGAGGGGCACGAGAACCAGGAGTATACCCTGTCGGGGAGCGAAGCCTATTCTTTTAACGATATCGCCCGGGAATTTTCCGCGTTAGCTGGCCGGCTTATCACCTATAAAAGCATCGAGGAGGCTCCCTACGTCGCCCAGAAAGTGGCCGCTGGCTTTCCTGATATGGTCGCCACCTTCTTAGCCCAGTGGGGGGCAGCCGCCCAGGCTGGTATGCTGGCCGGGACGAGCGATACCGTTGAGCGTCTACTAGGTCGCCAGCCAACTTCGCTAGGGGAGTACCTGAAAGCGACTTATTTCTCAGGTAACTGA
- a CDS encoding winged helix-turn-helix transcriptional regulator, with product MKNLKQRSTCPISTALDVLGDKWSLLILRDIVFAGKSTYGQFLQSGEKIATNVLADRLAMLESHGLLGKTVASDKKSKFTYRLTEKGVDTIPIIVELILWGANHCPTAVDPDLLKELQEDKIASIARHQRLAREKSLT from the coding sequence ATGAAAAACTTAAAACAGCGTTCTACTTGCCCTATCAGTACGGCGCTTGACGTGTTAGGGGACAAGTGGAGCCTGCTCATTTTGCGGGATATAGTGTTCGCAGGCAAATCCACGTACGGGCAGTTCCTGCAGTCGGGAGAAAAAATTGCCACCAATGTGCTGGCCGACCGCCTGGCGATGCTGGAGTCGCATGGCCTGCTGGGTAAGACAGTAGCCTCGGATAAAAAATCGAAGTTCACCTACCGGCTGACCGAAAAAGGGGTGGATACGATACCTATTATCGTGGAATTAATTTTGTGGGGAGCCAACCATTGCCCAACTGCCGTCGATCCTGACTTGCTGAAAGAACTTCAGGAAGATAAAATCGCGTCCATTGCCAGGCACCAACGGCTGGCCCGCGAAAAGTCTCTGACTTAA
- a CDS encoding Crp/Fnr family transcriptional regulator, producing the protein MMEALINHILQVGNLNKQQIEFLLSKVELLELKKDDYLSEAGKVPRYVAFVLEGVFRFCYYNNRGQEITNYFVDEGNFVVDNQKFESELVASEYVQAVTDCKVLVFNKKNWDQISNTIVGWDMMKANMVKKCLTLAMERRSPLVSEDATTRYLSFIETFPGLINRIPLSYVASYLGITQQSLSRIRRTIR; encoded by the coding sequence ATGATGGAAGCACTTATTAATCATATCCTGCAAGTTGGTAACCTGAACAAACAGCAGATCGAGTTTTTGTTGAGCAAGGTTGAACTGCTCGAATTAAAAAAAGACGATTACCTGTCAGAAGCCGGGAAGGTGCCCCGGTATGTGGCGTTCGTCTTGGAAGGCGTATTCCGCTTTTGCTACTATAACAACAGGGGCCAAGAAATCACCAATTATTTTGTGGACGAAGGCAACTTTGTCGTTGATAATCAAAAGTTTGAATCGGAGCTTGTGGCCTCCGAATATGTGCAGGCCGTGACCGACTGCAAGGTGCTGGTTTTCAACAAAAAGAATTGGGACCAGATATCCAACACCATTGTGGGCTGGGACATGATGAAGGCCAACATGGTAAAAAAGTGCCTTACGCTGGCCATGGAACGTCGCAGTCCGCTGGTTTCAGAAGATGCCACCACGCGTTATCTTTCCTTTATCGAGACGTTCCCCGGCCTGATCAACCGCATCCCACTTTCGTACGTAGCCTCCTACCTGGGCATCACTCAACAATCACTGAGCCGTATCCGCCGTACTATTCGTTGA
- a CDS encoding SDR family oxidoreductase gives MSKKIVLITGTNSGFGWLTAHSVAALGHQVYATMRDTGGRNADKAKALAAVANVTVLDVTLTDEESVKQAVDTILAKEGAIDVLVNNAGYSMTGVAESFTTADVHTTFDINVYAPWRLIKQVLPVMRKQADGLIINVTSGFGRVSFPFATIYAASKFALEGISEGLHYEVKRLGIDVALVEPGAFPTEMQQKNNPASDQGVVEGYGAIADLPNKMLAALGGEMQTKNPNPQDVADAIVKLIGTPKGTRPLRTVVDPITGQYIEAANQAVAEQFAKGLTVFGMGELV, from the coding sequence ATGAGCAAAAAGATCGTTTTGATAACCGGAACAAACAGTGGTTTTGGCTGGCTTACCGCCCACAGCGTGGCCGCCCTAGGGCATCAGGTATATGCCACGATGCGCGATACCGGGGGCCGTAATGCCGATAAAGCAAAAGCGCTTGCGGCCGTAGCGAACGTGACTGTTTTGGACGTTACCCTGACCGATGAGGAGAGCGTGAAGCAGGCCGTTGACACCATTTTGGCCAAAGAAGGCGCTATTGATGTGCTGGTGAACAACGCCGGTTACAGCATGACCGGCGTGGCCGAGAGCTTTACCACCGCCGATGTGCACACCACGTTTGATATTAACGTGTATGCCCCCTGGCGACTGATCAAGCAGGTGCTCCCCGTCATGCGCAAACAGGCCGACGGACTAATCATTAACGTGACCAGTGGCTTTGGGCGGGTATCGTTCCCGTTTGCTACCATTTATGCGGCCTCTAAATTTGCGCTGGAAGGCATAAGCGAGGGCCTGCATTACGAGGTAAAGCGTTTAGGCATTGACGTGGCCCTTGTGGAGCCGGGTGCTTTCCCGACCGAAATGCAGCAAAAGAATAACCCTGCCTCTGATCAGGGCGTAGTGGAGGGGTACGGCGCCATTGCCGATCTACCCAACAAAATGCTGGCTGCATTGGGCGGAGAGATGCAGACTAAAAACCCAAACCCGCAGGATGTTGCCGATGCCATCGTAAAACTGATTGGCACGCCGAAAGGCACCCGGCCCTTACGCACCGTGGTCGATCCCATCACCGGCCAATACATTGAAGCCGCCAACCAGGCTGTAGCCGAACAATTTGCCAAGGGCTTGACGGTGTTCGGAATGGGTGAGTTGGTGTAA
- a CDS encoding response regulator gives MQERSKRVILLVDDDEDDRFIVSQAFKLHAADNELIVVESGHQLLRLLEEGILPTLILLDLNMPILSGLETLALVRQQHSAANVPVIILTTSDLAEDKAKAASLQANDFITKPATASAYKLIIYHLHQRWLN, from the coding sequence ATGCAAGAGCGTAGCAAGCGAGTTATTCTTTTGGTAGACGATGACGAAGATGATCGATTTATCGTAAGTCAGGCATTTAAGCTCCACGCTGCTGACAATGAACTAATAGTAGTGGAAAGTGGTCATCAGTTACTTCGGCTATTAGAGGAGGGGATTCTGCCAACACTTATTTTGCTCGATTTAAACATGCCCATTTTGAGTGGGCTGGAAACGCTCGCGTTGGTCCGCCAGCAACACAGCGCAGCTAACGTACCTGTCATTATTCTGACGACATCGGATCTGGCCGAGGATAAAGCAAAGGCAGCGTCACTGCAGGCCAACGATTTTATCACTAAACCGGCGACCGCCAGCGCCTACAAACTGATTATATACCATTTGCATCAGCGCTGGTTAAACTAG